One Streptomyces sp. NBC_00554 DNA segment encodes these proteins:
- a CDS encoding amino acid adenylation domain-containing protein yields MMEPSARLVQLSPTRLTDVRRRTGDYSDRTITEACAIALSYWATGQGPDGIDLKPGTLFADVLGWIDNGGAGPGSWEVGADGRSIAVPADIGPADAQLALDDLADFPDRPIGTVGPSSVAARLAALSEWNDTGADRVRPTIVEMFREQARNRPDAVAIVDEHRSLTYRQAAERSSQLAHHLIERGLTAEQAVGISLGRSADMVIGLLAVLQAGCAFVPLDPQWPAARRAVVIEDAGVVLQLNDSGEHDSGEPEAVAVDLGDWRFGSYPVEETGVTVLGNALAYVIFTSGSTGRPKGAMIRHEAISERLLWQVDEILGFGHDDASLFKAPLSFDISVNEIFLPLVCGGRLVVLRPGGERDPHHLLSVIAEQRVTFTYLVSSMLDVLLEIAGDSGQLDSLRHVWCGGEVLTPELYERFRTRLDIPMYHGYGPAETTIGVSHVIYRGAAERLSTSIGKANPNTQLYVLDDELRPVPVGVGGELYVGGFLLGRGYVNAPGLTASRFVANPFAGDGSRLYRTGDLARFAPDGSLDFLGRADNQVKIRGMRLEIEDVEVGLAEHPGVRHTCVVAKKNAAGGTYLVGYVIPATGSEALRAVEVKAWAAEHMVEYMVPAHIVVMTEFPLTANGKLDRNALPEPAVGTGSIVPPSTENERVVCAAIAALLQLDEVGVDQDFFQLGGDSILVISLLSALRDAGLYVTTRQIFSNTVVGALAAVASREDVSTVDHGDVATGSVVGSPIVQWLGETTDAIDGFVQSVVLNAPAELTADALDAILSAVLGRHDMLRAKLVRGDRWSFDIPETEQAPAGWQESDRPLDECVALATDGLDPAGGVMLRAVWRREARQLVVAVHHVVVDGVSWRVLMEDLATAWRQFASGAPIELLPVGTSFRRWTQLLERAAFDAESAYFWRPLPGADGPLGRRALSEADTVAGERVRTVSVGPDVTAALLGEIPAKFHAGVNDVLLTALAVALARWRRDLGQHQTFAHIELEGHGREGQFVAGTAGFEPELSRTVGWFTTLFPVTVDPGAAGDFTAPAYLAAALKAVKEDLARVPDNGVSYGALRYLTHTEFDAPAPQVLFNYLGRFDAGASGDWQLAGTTGQLGEKRDPRMRLPRALEFNAIAEPASTGEYELVTTISWPDGMFTDEDIATVGEYFRGALAALAALDHGGHSPSDFGLVPLTQADVDVLDGPALRDILPLTPLQEGLYFHSVFDDDSAGAYVEQQLLTLDGEVDAGRLAAAATRLLTLYPNLAARFVALTDGRVVSVLESGVEAPFTVLDRPGITEDEIRDHAERDRRAGFDLATGPLMRYTLIRAGSGRNVLVQTVHHIIADGWSVPPMLRALLTEYHAPGTVYATGGFPDYVRWLAERDDDESDRVWRDQLAELPGPSLVAEGHTPSDRFADTAVEPGDGIDAAVRSAGVPLSVAVHSAWAMTLGGILHGSDVVFGSTVSGRDAEVPGIEHMVGLFINTIPVRARWAGTTTARELLASVREHQSAVLPHQHVSLARIGRRAGAGPLFDTLVVFDVATDLDALRGPDDTLVICGIVNEGAPHYPLTLVVERAVDGRPRFNLIYDGELLGEARAQEILRTFTRNLTCLLTRPEALVVDLVALVDDQVPEGDRSPVRVTPTTLGGLFDAAANRDPAATAVTQCALDGGTRSLTYGELADAKSELASALRAAGVGPGKRVAVAIPASLEQVVALVAIVTAGGAYVPLDLAYPDERLEYLLADAAPQVVLVDRAQRDRFTELLARAGVPARVLVQGDELPLDTTEPEVGPHDPAYVIYTSGSTGRPKGVVVPHSSVVTLLANTRPDMDFGPHDVWVQFHSFSFDFAVWELWGALAHGGELLVPEYGLTRSPVDFHRLVRERGVTVLNQTPSAFYQFIEADRHAGEPVTALRRIVFGGEALDLGRLRGWVERHGTRSPELVNMYGITETTVHVTHRVLTDADFDLGDDVSPIGGPIPGLVIHLLDDQLRPVPPGRVGAIYVAGDQVSLGYLGRPGLTAARFVANPFVGDGSRMYHTGDLARRTLDGELEFTGRADDQVQLKGFRIELGEVESAIRELGGVVDVAVTVADSGDHLVAHVVGRVRGDFAGLLSAKLPAHMVPGRVLPVDALPLTVNGKLDRKALTSRANALRWEQGDVPAGRWGLVAQFPAPLTGRDTAPDFTSAATGSVLVGLVDIFAAALPGTDVDADTDFFRAGGDSIVAITVINRARALGLPIAPRDVFLFRTPRALAEHLGTRTPQAVTPAPAHREDGPLTPTPIILRQRELGGSLAWFAQARALVAPEGTGFTDAQRAANAVVAAHPVLRLRLRVEHGVWALRTEPVREVTVVRTEAAGATTDSTTDATIAANEAAGRLDPESGEVIAFTWLAASRTLVVTVHHLVVDSVSWLVLLDDLAAAMRGATLAPPTTSYAEYAEALAIQSTHAIDDLGHWITTLQAPALLPAVEGLPSAEGLRETTVVLAPEVSDRVTRTAPVALGVGLTELLCGALRTALTHIQQSPTDLAIELERHGRVPVREHHDYTRTVGWFTAIAPVRLTAHTDPVAAAREVAERQPDERGHVGYGRLRYLNPQTAPLLNARPQVLFNYLGRGSESQALHLAGGDQGSPYAVEVNAWTDAATGSLHADFTLAEGIPDEITEHWLSALERIADASATAERTAPVTPLQRGLFFQAQMAGSAGHYVAQNYFTFDRRLDADALAEAMAHVIARHPVVGAGFTTDDDGNPVQTLKAGRRVDVRTIGLETEAEVEALRARDRDTGFDPGEPPLIRLTVVRLPDGRDGLLLSYHLLLWDGWSREIMLRDLFDAYQAVVEGEPPAPAPATPSFEDYARTLDAKDSAVSERFWAEHLTGLPGPTLLAGVAPSLSDDLPRALVHTLTAEQSELLREAARVHGVTLNSVLTGAFGLLLGAHTGRSDAVFGVTVSGREGEGLSDIVGVLLNTVPMWTRARPDDTVREYLSGVQTARVEAMEHEHLGLGEIQRASGHDTLFDNLFVLQNFLDMDAFAEMNARHGITSVKADDSTHYPFTWVVTPGERLTVKLEFRDEDTGSARSLLDDYLSVLEDLARATGPVGALRGLGTEPEPSERTDVGTDTVVDRFDRAADRDPQRVALVAHGSTMTFAQLRDRSRAVAGVLARRGIGPEKTVALAVPRSLDSIVALFAVLRTGAAYVPLELDHPDERIAAIVADARPDVILTVTAVSPRLTGDLIELDQPLPEAEPFVTFAPDDPNRLRHPAYTIYTSGSTGKPKGVVTEYAGLTNMLINHQRRIFEPVLAEHEHRVFRIAHTVSFAFDMSWEELLWLADGHEVHICDEELRRDAPRLVEYCLEYGIDVINVTPTYAQQLVAEGLLDNPARRPALVLLGGEAVTPTLWQRLAETEGTVGYNLYGPTEYTINTLGVGTFECQDPVVGVAIDNTDVYVLDPWLRPLPDGVPGELYVSGIGIARGYLGQSAQTAHRFVACPFGEPGERMYRTGDLVLRRPDGNLMYLGRTDQQVKIRGHRVELGEVEAAFAAHPAVRFIAAVAQPDPGVDGAYRLAAYLVLDGSDLAAVAAEVGAGLPDFLRPTHYAQVDSIPLTVNGKADTKALPEAKPLGALTTAGERGPETETETLVCEFFAEALDLDDDEVSAVSDFVSLGGHSMLAVRLIGLLRREYGPVITIRELLTLRTPEAIARHLDDNS; encoded by the coding sequence ATGATGGAACCGAGCGCTCGTCTCGTACAACTTTCCCCCACACGATTGACCGACGTGCGCCGGCGGACCGGCGACTATTCCGACCGGACCATCACCGAAGCGTGCGCCATCGCGCTGTCGTACTGGGCGACGGGCCAGGGCCCCGACGGCATCGACCTCAAGCCCGGCACTCTGTTCGCCGACGTCCTCGGCTGGATCGACAACGGCGGTGCCGGGCCCGGCAGTTGGGAGGTCGGCGCGGACGGCCGGAGCATCGCCGTCCCGGCGGACATCGGGCCGGCCGATGCGCAACTCGCACTGGACGACCTGGCCGACTTCCCGGACCGGCCCATCGGCACCGTCGGCCCGTCCAGCGTGGCGGCGCGGCTCGCGGCCCTGAGCGAGTGGAACGACACCGGCGCCGACCGGGTCCGCCCGACCATCGTGGAGATGTTCCGTGAGCAGGCGCGGAACAGGCCGGACGCCGTCGCCATCGTCGACGAGCACCGGTCCCTGACCTACCGTCAGGCAGCCGAGCGGTCCAGCCAGTTGGCCCACCATCTGATCGAACGCGGACTCACCGCCGAACAGGCCGTCGGCATCTCGCTGGGCCGCTCCGCCGACATGGTGATCGGCCTGCTCGCCGTGCTCCAGGCGGGGTGCGCGTTCGTGCCGCTCGATCCGCAGTGGCCCGCCGCCCGCCGAGCCGTCGTCATCGAGGACGCCGGGGTCGTGCTGCAGCTCAACGACTCGGGCGAGCACGACTCGGGTGAACCGGAAGCCGTGGCCGTCGACCTCGGCGACTGGCGGTTCGGTTCCTACCCCGTCGAGGAGACCGGGGTCACCGTCCTCGGCAACGCCCTGGCGTACGTGATCTTCACCTCCGGTTCGACCGGCCGTCCCAAGGGCGCGATGATCCGGCACGAAGCGATCAGCGAGCGCCTGCTGTGGCAGGTCGACGAGATCCTGGGCTTCGGCCACGACGACGCGTCACTGTTCAAGGCGCCGTTGTCCTTCGACATCTCCGTCAACGAGATCTTCCTGCCACTGGTGTGCGGCGGCAGACTCGTGGTCCTGCGGCCCGGCGGCGAACGCGACCCCCACCACCTGCTCAGCGTGATCGCCGAACAGCGCGTCACCTTCACGTACTTGGTGTCGTCCATGCTGGACGTGCTCCTCGAGATCGCGGGCGACTCCGGGCAGTTGGACAGCCTGCGGCACGTGTGGTGCGGCGGCGAGGTGCTGACCCCGGAGCTGTACGAGCGGTTCCGCACCCGGCTCGACATCCCGATGTACCACGGCTACGGCCCGGCCGAGACGACGATCGGTGTCTCGCACGTCATCTACCGGGGTGCGGCGGAACGCCTGTCGACCTCGATCGGCAAGGCCAACCCCAACACCCAGTTGTACGTGCTGGACGACGAGCTGCGGCCGGTCCCGGTCGGAGTCGGCGGCGAGCTGTACGTGGGCGGGTTCCTCCTGGGGCGCGGCTACGTCAACGCGCCCGGCCTGACGGCGTCCCGGTTCGTCGCCAACCCCTTCGCCGGTGACGGGTCCAGGCTCTACCGGACCGGCGACCTCGCGCGGTTCGCCCCGGACGGGTCGCTGGACTTCCTCGGCCGGGCCGACAACCAGGTCAAGATCCGCGGGATGCGGCTGGAGATCGAGGATGTCGAGGTCGGTCTCGCCGAGCATCCCGGCGTACGGCACACATGCGTCGTCGCGAAGAAGAACGCGGCGGGCGGCACCTACCTCGTCGGGTACGTGATCCCGGCAACCGGCAGCGAGGCCCTGCGGGCGGTCGAGGTCAAGGCGTGGGCCGCCGAGCACATGGTGGAGTACATGGTGCCCGCCCACATCGTCGTGATGACGGAGTTCCCGCTCACCGCGAACGGCAAGCTCGACCGGAACGCGCTGCCGGAGCCCGCCGTCGGGACGGGCTCGATCGTCCCGCCCAGCACCGAGAACGAGCGCGTGGTGTGCGCGGCGATCGCGGCGCTGCTGCAGCTGGACGAGGTCGGTGTCGACCAGGACTTCTTCCAACTCGGCGGAGACAGCATTCTGGTGATCTCGCTGCTGAGCGCGCTGCGCGATGCGGGTCTCTACGTCACGACGCGGCAGATCTTCAGCAACACCGTGGTGGGGGCGCTGGCGGCGGTGGCGAGCCGTGAAGACGTCTCCACGGTGGACCACGGCGATGTCGCGACCGGTTCCGTCGTGGGATCGCCCATTGTGCAGTGGCTCGGCGAGACCACGGACGCGATCGACGGCTTCGTGCAGTCGGTGGTGCTGAACGCCCCTGCGGAGCTGACCGCAGACGCTCTCGACGCGATCCTCTCCGCCGTGCTCGGGCGGCACGACATGCTGCGCGCAAAGCTGGTGCGCGGCGACCGTTGGAGCTTCGACATCCCGGAGACGGAGCAGGCTCCCGCGGGGTGGCAGGAGAGCGACCGACCGCTCGACGAGTGCGTCGCGCTCGCCACCGACGGGCTGGACCCGGCGGGCGGCGTCATGCTGCGTGCCGTCTGGCGCCGCGAAGCACGGCAGCTGGTCGTGGCCGTCCACCATGTGGTGGTCGACGGCGTGTCCTGGCGGGTCCTGATGGAGGACCTGGCCACGGCCTGGCGGCAGTTCGCCTCGGGCGCGCCGATCGAGTTGCTCCCGGTGGGCACGTCGTTCCGGCGTTGGACGCAGTTGCTGGAGCGCGCGGCGTTCGACGCGGAGAGCGCCTACTTCTGGCGTCCGCTGCCAGGCGCGGACGGGCCGTTGGGCAGGCGTGCGCTGTCCGAAGCCGACACCGTCGCGGGGGAGCGGGTACGGACCGTCTCGGTCGGCCCCGATGTCACGGCCGCGCTGCTGGGCGAGATTCCCGCGAAGTTCCACGCGGGCGTCAACGACGTACTGCTGACCGCGCTCGCCGTCGCCCTCGCCCGGTGGCGCCGCGACCTCGGGCAGCACCAGACGTTCGCCCACATCGAACTCGAGGGCCACGGCCGCGAAGGACAGTTCGTGGCGGGCACCGCCGGCTTCGAGCCGGAACTGTCGCGGACCGTGGGCTGGTTCACCACTCTGTTCCCGGTGACCGTGGACCCCGGCGCGGCGGGGGACTTCACCGCACCCGCGTACCTCGCCGCCGCGCTCAAGGCGGTCAAGGAAGACCTCGCCCGGGTGCCGGACAACGGCGTCTCCTACGGTGCCCTGCGGTACCTGACCCACACGGAGTTCGACGCGCCCGCACCGCAGGTGCTGTTCAACTACCTGGGCCGCTTCGATGCGGGCGCATCCGGGGACTGGCAACTCGCCGGTACCACTGGGCAGTTGGGCGAGAAGCGCGACCCGAGGATGCGCCTGCCGCGCGCCCTGGAGTTCAACGCGATCGCCGAACCCGCCTCGACCGGCGAGTACGAACTGGTCACCACCATCTCCTGGCCCGACGGGATGTTCACCGACGAGGACATCGCGACCGTCGGCGAGTACTTCCGGGGCGCCCTGGCCGCCCTCGCCGCGCTCGACCACGGCGGCCACTCTCCCAGTGACTTCGGCCTGGTGCCGCTCACCCAGGCCGATGTCGATGTCCTGGACGGCCCGGCGCTGCGGGACATCCTGCCGTTGACCCCACTGCAGGAGGGCCTGTACTTCCACTCGGTCTTCGACGACGACTCGGCGGGTGCCTACGTCGAGCAGCAACTGCTCACGCTGGACGGCGAGGTGGACGCCGGCCGGCTCGCGGCGGCCGCCACCCGGCTGCTCACGCTGTACCCCAACCTGGCCGCGCGGTTCGTTGCCCTCACCGACGGCCGTGTGGTCTCCGTACTGGAGAGCGGAGTGGAGGCGCCCTTCACCGTCCTGGACCGTCCCGGCATCACCGAGGACGAGATACGCGACCACGCCGAGCGGGACCGCCGCGCCGGGTTCGACCTGGCCACCGGACCGCTGATGCGGTACACGCTCATCCGCGCGGGCTCCGGCCGGAACGTCCTGGTGCAGACCGTGCACCACATCATCGCCGACGGCTGGTCGGTGCCGCCGATGCTCCGCGCGCTGCTGACCGAGTACCACGCACCGGGGACCGTGTACGCGACCGGCGGCTTCCCCGACTACGTGCGCTGGCTAGCCGAACGCGACGACGACGAGAGCGACCGGGTTTGGCGCGATCAGCTCGCGGAACTGCCCGGCCCCTCTCTGGTCGCCGAGGGGCACACCCCGTCCGACCGGTTCGCCGACACCGCCGTGGAGCCCGGGGACGGCATCGACGCGGCCGTCCGGTCGGCCGGTGTGCCGCTGAGCGTGGCAGTGCACAGCGCCTGGGCGATGACCCTCGGCGGCATCCTGCACGGCAGCGACGTGGTGTTCGGTTCCACCGTGTCCGGGCGCGACGCGGAGGTGCCCGGCATCGAGCACATGGTGGGTCTGTTCATCAACACGATCCCCGTGCGCGCCCGGTGGGCCGGTACCACCACGGCGCGCGAACTGCTCGCCTCGGTACGGGAACACCAGAGCGCGGTACTGCCGCACCAGCATGTCTCACTGGCGAGGATCGGCCGCAGGGCCGGTGCCGGCCCGCTGTTCGACACCCTGGTGGTGTTCGACGTCGCGACCGATCTGGACGCCCTGCGGGGGCCCGACGACACGCTGGTCATATGCGGCATCGTGAACGAAGGCGCCCCGCACTACCCGTTGACGCTGGTGGTGGAGCGCGCGGTCGACGGCCGTCCGCGCTTCAACCTGATCTACGACGGCGAACTGCTGGGGGAGGCAAGGGCCCAGGAGATCCTGCGCACGTTCACCCGGAACCTCACCTGCCTGCTCACCCGGCCGGAGGCCCTGGTCGTCGACCTGGTGGCTCTGGTCGACGACCAGGTGCCCGAGGGCGACCGGTCTCCCGTGCGGGTCACCCCGACGACCTTGGGCGGGCTGTTCGACGCTGCTGCGAATCGCGACCCCGCAGCCACCGCCGTCACCCAATGTGCTCTCGACGGCGGTACCCGGTCACTGACCTACGGCGAACTGGCGGACGCTAAGAGCGAGTTGGCCTCGGCCCTGCGCGCGGCCGGTGTCGGACCGGGCAAACGGGTCGCCGTAGCCATCCCCGCTTCCCTCGAACAGGTCGTCGCCCTTGTCGCGATCGTCACCGCGGGCGGCGCCTACGTGCCGCTGGACCTGGCGTACCCGGACGAACGGCTGGAGTACCTCCTCGCCGACGCCGCCCCGCAGGTCGTGCTCGTGGACCGTGCGCAGCGGGACCGCTTCACGGAACTGCTGGCCAGAGCAGGCGTGCCGGCCCGCGTGCTCGTGCAGGGGGACGAACTGCCGCTGGACACCACCGAGCCCGAGGTCGGCCCGCACGACCCCGCGTACGTGATCTACACGTCCGGATCGACCGGCAGGCCCAAGGGTGTCGTCGTCCCGCACTCCAGCGTGGTGACACTGCTCGCGAACACCCGGCCCGACATGGACTTCGGCCCGCACGACGTGTGGGTCCAGTTCCACTCCTTCTCCTTCGACTTCGCGGTCTGGGAGCTGTGGGGCGCGCTGGCGCACGGCGGTGAACTGCTGGTGCCGGAGTACGGGTTGACGCGCTCCCCGGTCGACTTCCACCGGCTGGTCCGCGAGCGCGGAGTGACCGTGCTCAACCAGACCCCGTCGGCGTTCTACCAGTTCATCGAGGCCGACCGGCATGCCGGCGAGCCGGTCACCGCGCTGCGCCGGATCGTCTTCGGAGGCGAAGCGCTGGATCTCGGGCGGCTGCGCGGCTGGGTCGAGCGGCACGGCACCCGTTCGCCCGAGCTGGTCAACATGTACGGCATCACCGAGACGACGGTCCACGTCACCCACCGGGTGCTGACCGACGCGGACTTCGACCTCGGCGACGACGTCAGCCCGATCGGCGGCCCGATTCCCGGACTGGTCATCCACCTGCTCGACGACCAGCTCCGGCCGGTGCCGCCGGGCCGAGTGGGTGCCATCTACGTGGCCGGCGACCAGGTGTCGCTCGGCTACCTGGGCAGGCCCGGGCTCACCGCGGCACGCTTCGTGGCGAACCCCTTCGTGGGCGACGGCTCACGCATGTACCACACGGGCGACCTCGCCCGCCGTACGCTCGACGGTGAGCTGGAGTTCACAGGGCGCGCCGACGATCAGGTCCAACTCAAGGGATTCCGGATCGAGTTGGGTGAGGTGGAGTCTGCGATCAGGGAACTCGGCGGCGTGGTCGATGTGGCCGTCACCGTGGCGGACAGTGGCGACCATCTGGTCGCGCACGTCGTGGGCCGGGTACGCGGCGACTTCGCCGGCCTCCTGTCCGCGAAGCTGCCCGCGCACATGGTGCCCGGGCGGGTGCTGCCGGTCGACGCGCTGCCGTTGACGGTCAACGGCAAGTTGGACCGGAAGGCGCTGACCTCGCGGGCGAATGCGCTCCGCTGGGAGCAGGGTGATGTGCCTGCGGGCCGGTGGGGGCTGGTCGCGCAGTTCCCCGCGCCCCTTACGGGGCGCGATACCGCACCGGACTTCACGAGTGCGGCGACTGGGTCCGTGCTCGTCGGTCTCGTCGACATCTTTGCTGCGGCGCTGCCCGGCACCGATGTCGATGCCGACACCGACTTCTTCAGGGCCGGAGGCGACAGCATTGTCGCCATCACCGTGATCAACCGGGCCAGGGCGCTGGGCCTGCCGATCGCGCCACGGGACGTATTCCTGTTCAGGACTCCGCGCGCGCTCGCCGAACACCTGGGCACGCGCACGCCGCAGGCCGTCACGCCCGCGCCGGCCCACCGTGAGGACGGCCCGCTGACGCCGACGCCGATCATCCTGCGTCAGCGCGAACTGGGCGGATCGCTCGCCTGGTTCGCCCAGGCCAGGGCGCTGGTGGCCCCCGAGGGAACCGGGTTTACCGATGCGCAGCGCGCCGCGAACGCCGTCGTGGCCGCGCACCCGGTCCTCCGGCTCCGGCTGCGTGTCGAGCACGGGGTGTGGGCACTGCGTACGGAACCCGTCCGCGAGGTCACGGTCGTACGGACGGAAGCGGCCGGCGCGACGACCGATTCGACGACTGACGCAACGATCGCGGCGAACGAAGCCGCCGGACGGCTCGATCCCGAATCCGGGGAAGTCATCGCGTTCACGTGGCTCGCGGCGAGCCGGACCCTGGTGGTCACCGTGCACCACCTCGTCGTCGACTCGGTGTCCTGGCTGGTCCTCCTCGACGACCTGGCCGCCGCCATGCGCGGGGCGACCTTGGCACCGCCGACCACGTCCTATGCCGAGTACGCCGAAGCACTGGCGATCCAGTCCACCCACGCGATCGACGACCTCGGGCACTGGATCACCACGCTCCAGGCGCCCGCGCTGCTGCCCGCGGTCGAGGGGCTGCCTTCGGCCGAGGGACTGCGCGAGACCACTGTCGTGCTCGCGCCCGAAGTGAGCGACCGCGTGACGCGCACCGCACCCGTCGCACTAGGCGTCGGTCTCACCGAGTTGCTGTGCGGAGCGCTGCGAACCGCGCTGACACACATTCAGCAATCGCCCACCGATCTCGCGATCGAGCTGGAGCGGCACGGCCGGGTCCCGGTGCGGGAACACCACGACTACACCCGTACGGTCGGCTGGTTCACCGCCATCGCGCCCGTGCGGCTCACGGCGCACACCGACCCCGTCGCGGCGGCGCGCGAGGTCGCCGAACGCCAGCCGGACGAGCGCGGGCACGTCGGCTACGGCAGGCTCAGGTACCTCAACCCGCAGACGGCCCCCCTGCTGAACGCCCGCCCGCAGGTGCTGTTCAACTACCTCGGCCGGGGCAGCGAGTCCCAGGCGCTGCACCTCGCAGGCGGCGATCAGGGCAGCCCGTACGCCGTCGAGGTCAACGCGTGGACCGACGCGGCCACCGGAAGCCTGCACGCGGACTTCACCCTCGCCGAAGGCATCCCCGACGAGATCACCGAGCACTGGCTGAGCGCACTGGAACGCATCGCGGACGCCTCCGCGACGGCCGAGCGCACGGCACCGGTCACCCCGCTCCAGCGGGGCCTGTTCTTCCAGGCCCAGATGGCGGGCTCGGCCGGACACTACGTCGCGCAGAACTACTTCACCTTCGACCGGCGTCTGGACGCCGACGCGCTGGCCGAGGCGATGGCGCACGTGATCGCGCGGCATCCGGTCGTCGGCGCCGGCTTCACCACCGACGACGACGGAAACCCGGTACAGACCCTCAAAGCGGGCCGGCGGGTCGATGTCCGCACGATCGGTCTGGAAACGGAAGCGGAAGTCGAAGCCCTGCGTGCCCGGGACCGCGACACGGGATTCGACCCGGGTGAACCGCCACTGATCCGGCTGACCGTGGTGCGCCTGCCCGACGGCCGCGACGGTCTGCTGCTGAGCTACCACCTGCTGCTGTGGGACGGCTGGTCCCGCGAGATCATGCTGCGGGACTTGTTCGACGCCTATCAGGCCGTCGTCGAGGGCGAGCCCCCGGCTCCTGCCCCCGCCACGCCGAGCTTCGAGGACTACGCCCGGACACTCGACGCCAAGGATTCCGCCGTATCGGAACGCTTCTGGGCGGAACACCTGACCGGCCTCCCGGGCCCGACGCTGCTCGCCGGAGTGGCGCCGTCCCTGTCGGACGACCTGCCGCGGGCGCTCGTACACACGCTGACCGCCGAACAGTCGGAACTGCTGCGGGAAGCGGCCAGGGTGCACGGCGTCACGCTGAACTCGGTACTGACAGGCGCGTTCGGCCTCCTCCTCGGCGCACACACCGGCCGCAGTGACGCCGTGTTCGGCGTGACCGTATCCGGCCGGGAGGGCGAGGGTCTTTCCGACATCGTCGGCGTACTGCTCAACACCGTGCCCATGTGGACGCGGGCCCGGCCGGACGACACGGTCCGCGAGTACCTGTCGGGCGTGCAGACCGCCAGGGTCGAGGCGATGGAGCACGAGCACCTCGGCCTCGGCGAGATCCAGCGGGCCAGTGGGCACGACACCCTGTTCGACAACCTGTTCGTGCTCCAGAACTTCCTGGACATGGACGCGTTCGCCGAGATGAACGCCAGGCACGGCATCACCTCGGTGAAGGCCGACGACTCCACCCACTATCCGTTCACGTGGGTCGTCACGCCCGGCGAACGGCTCACGGTCAAGCTGGAGTTCCGCGACGAGGACACCGGCAGCGCCCGTAGTCTCCTCGACGACTACCTGAGCGTGCTCGAAGACCTGGCACGGGCGACCGGGCCGGTGGGCGCGCTGCGGGGGCTGGGGACGGAGCCCGAGCCAAGCGAACGCACGGACGTCGGCACGGACACCGTCGTCGACCGGTTCGACCGGGCGGCGGACCGCGACCCGCAGCGGGTGGCGCTCGTCGCCCACGGCTCGACCATGACCTTCGCCCAACTCCGGGACCGCAGCCGCGCGGTGGCCGGTGTGCTCGCCCGGCGTGGCATCGGCCCCGAGAAGACAGTGGCTCTCGCGGTCCCGCGCTCCCTCGACTCGATCGTGGCGCTGTTCGCCGTACTGCGCACCGGCGCGGCGTACGTGCCGCTGGAGCTGGACCATCCGGACGAGCGGATCGCCGCGATCGTCGCGGACGCCCGACCGGACGTGATCCTCACCGTGACCGCCGTCTCGCCCCGGCTGACCGGCGACCTGATCGAGCTGGACCAACCCCTGCCCGAGGCCGAGCCGTTCGTGACGTTCGCGCCGGACGACCCGAACCGCCTGCGGCACCCCGCGTACACGATCTACACCTCCGGATCGACCGGGAAGCCCAAGGGCGTGGTGACCGAGTACGCCGGGCTCACCAACATGCTGATCAACCATCAGCGCCGCATCTTCGAGCCGGTGTTGGCCGAGCACGAGCACCGGGTCTTCCGGATCGCGCACACCGTGTCGTTCGCGTTCGACATGTCCTGGGAGGAACTGCTGTGGCTCGCCGACGGCCACGAGGTGCACATCTGCGACGAGGAACTGCGGCGTGACGCACCCCGGTTGGTCGAGTACTGCCTCGAATACGGGATCGACGTCATCAACGTGACCCCGACCTACGCGCAACAGCTGGTCGCCGAGGGCCTGTTGGACAACCCGGCACGGCGGCCGGCACTGGTGCTACTGGGCGGCGAGGCCGTCACCCCGACGCTGTGGCAGCGGCTCGCCGAGACCGAGGGGACGGTCGGCTACAACCTGTACGGGCCCACCGAGTACACCATCAACACCCTCGGCGTCGGTACCTTCGAGTGCCAGGACCCGGTGGTGGGCGTGGCGATCGACAACACCGACGTGTACGTACTGGATCCGTGGCTGCGCCCGCTTCCGGACGGAGTTCCCGGCGAGCTGTACGTGTCGGGCATCGGCATCGCGCGCGGCTACCTCGGACAGTCCGCGCAGACCGCGCACCGCTTCGTTGCCTGCCCGTTCGGCGAACCCGGCGAGCGCATGTACCGCACCGGGGACCTGGTGCTCCGGCGGCCCGACGGGAACCTGATGTACCTGGGCCGCACCGACCAGCAGGTCAAGATTCGCGGGCACCGGGTCGAACTCGGCGAGGTCGAGGCCGCGTTCGCGGCGCACCCGGCGGTGCGGTTCATCGCCGCGGTCGCCCAGCCCGACCCCGGCGTCGACGGCGCGTACCGGCTGGCCGCCTACCTCGTCCTCGACGGCTCCGACCTGGCGGCGGTCGCCGCCGAAGTGGGCGCCGGGCTGCCGGACTTCCTGCGCCCGACGCACTACGCCCAGGTCGACAGCATCCCGCTGACAGTGAACGGGAAGGCTGATACGAAGGCGTTGCCGGAGGCCAAGCCGCTGGGCGCACTGACCACGGCGGGGGAGCGCGGCCCGGAGACCGAGACCGAGACCCTGGTGTGCGAGTTCTTCGCCGAGGCACTGGACCTGGACGACGACGAGGTGAGCGCGGTGAGCGACTTCGTGTCCCTCGGAGGGCACTCCATGCTGGCGGTGCGGCTGATCGGGCTGCTCCGCCGGGAGTACGGTCCTGTGATCACGATCCGTGAACTGCTCACCCTGCGAACCCCGGAAGCGATTGCCCGCCACCTCGATGACAACTCCTGA